A genomic window from Alkalihalobacillus sp. AL-G includes:
- a CDS encoding YhdT family protein, protein MGNQQNPLQEDRRFRVSNREALMGVGLALLNFIWWYAFAYGLGGKPVSEYGFILGFPAWFFYSCLLGFVLFSVLVYVMVKFLFVEVPFEDKEGEET, encoded by the coding sequence ATGGGAAATCAACAAAATCCGCTTCAAGAGGATCGTCGGTTCCGGGTATCGAATCGTGAAGCGTTGATGGGTGTAGGGCTTGCATTACTCAACTTCATCTGGTGGTACGCATTTGCTTACGGCCTTGGAGGAAAACCCGTCTCGGAATACGGCTTCATACTCGGGTTTCCAGCATGGTTCTTCTACAGCTGTTTGCTTGGATTCGTGCTGTTTTCAGTACTCGTCTATGTCATGGTCAAATTCTTATTCGTCGAAGTTCCATTCGAAGATAAAGAGGGCGAGGAGACGTAA
- a CDS encoding LytR family transcriptional regulator, whose product MIKKLLIILASLIGIVVIGGGAYAYYLYDSVKDTAREIHEPIDPEREATKPRPKVSDEGLEPISILLMGVDERPGDRGRSDTMIVITVNPKKESMYMFNIPRDTRTLIVGRGYQDKINHAYAFGGTKMAVETVENFLDIPIDYYFKVNMQGFKDIVDAVGGVTVKNEFSFTDGGNTFEKGEIHLTGKEALSYVRMRKKDPDGDLGRNERQRQVIKAVIDEGASVSSLTKFDDVLDVISENVKTNMTFEEMTDIQANYKEARKNMKTFEVDATPTYINDIFYFLVSEVERNEISEKLQEHLGMETGGN is encoded by the coding sequence ATGATAAAAAAATTATTGATAATCCTTGCGAGTCTCATAGGGATTGTGGTCATCGGGGGCGGGGCATATGCCTATTATTTATACGATTCTGTGAAGGATACCGCACGTGAAATTCACGAGCCGATTGATCCCGAGCGTGAGGCGACCAAGCCAAGGCCGAAAGTGAGCGATGAGGGGCTTGAACCGATTTCGATTTTACTGATGGGGGTGGATGAGCGCCCTGGTGACCGAGGTCGATCTGACACGATGATCGTCATAACGGTGAACCCGAAAAAGGAATCGATGTACATGTTCAACATTCCGAGGGATACGCGAACGCTGATCGTTGGACGAGGTTATCAAGATAAAATCAACCATGCTTATGCGTTCGGCGGGACGAAAATGGCGGTTGAAACGGTAGAGAATTTTCTCGATATCCCGATTGATTATTATTTTAAAGTGAACATGCAAGGGTTTAAGGATATTGTGGATGCGGTTGGCGGGGTAACGGTTAAAAATGAATTTTCTTTTACGGACGGCGGAAATACGTTCGAAAAAGGTGAAATCCATTTGACTGGTAAAGAAGCACTTTCGTACGTTCGGATGCGAAAAAAAGATCCGGATGGTGATTTAGGGCGAAACGAGCGTCAGCGTCAAGTGATCAAAGCGGTTATTGACGAGGGTGCGAGCGTGTCCTCGTTAACTAAATTTGATGACGTCCTTGATGTGATCAGTGAAAATGTGAAAACGAATATGACCTTTGAAGAGATGACAGATATTCAGGCAAATTATAAGGAAGCCCGTAAAAACATGAAGACGTTCGAAGTTGATGCAACTCCAACCTATATCAATGATATTTTCTACTTTCTTGTTTCCGAAGTGGAACGGAACGAAATCAGTGAAAAGCTGCAGGAACATCTTGGGATGGAAACAGGGGGTAACTAA
- a CDS encoding response regulator transcription factor, producing the protein MYDILVVGKKKMLNDLLKAHLENDNRMKVIESTTSIDKAQNMIYALQPNLVLMINFEGNSKELNLISYIKNGWNDQIKTAVLNSNTNSLTVKQALSNGVASYITYDYSSDELIESLIQVLKGKLIYPHIMNLQNSIEFLTPKEKEILAFIANGNTNLEISKQLLISKRTVEYHISTILHKLDAKTRVQAVVTALKSGILY; encoded by the coding sequence GTGTACGATATTTTAGTAGTCGGTAAAAAGAAGATGTTGAATGATCTACTAAAGGCTCATCTTGAAAACGATAATCGAATGAAAGTAATCGAGTCGACTACATCAATTGATAAGGCGCAAAACATGATCTATGCTCTCCAGCCTAATTTAGTATTAATGATCAATTTTGAAGGCAACTCCAAAGAACTGAATTTAATTTCATACATAAAAAATGGGTGGAACGATCAAATAAAAACTGCAGTACTTAATTCAAATACGAACAGCCTTACAGTCAAACAAGCATTATCCAACGGCGTAGCCTCATATATCACCTATGATTACTCTTCAGATGAATTAATCGAGTCTTTGATCCAAGTTTTAAAAGGCAAATTAATTTACCCTCACATAATGAATTTACAGAATTCCATTGAATTTCTAACACCAAAAGAAAAAGAAATCCTTGCTTTCATCGCAAATGGAAATACCAATCTAGAAATAAGCAAGCAATTATTAATAAGCAAAAGAACAGTTGAATATCATATCAGCACGATCTTACATAAATTAGATGCGAAAACACGCGTACAAGCTGTCGTAACGGCACTTAAAAGTGGCATCCTGTACTAG
- a CDS encoding radical SAM/SPASM domain-containing protein: MKRSRYVVKSKSDDGQHTLLYNIRTGRGLKFPRGLDVWNNDSLKPYLSKHKFMIQKDQQEDQEVLDDYKKVRRDSQTLHLIILPHENCNFRCVYCYENFEKNKMDPEVEEGIKNYIKHELSTGDYNLFTVSWFGGEPLLGIDVMERISDYAINLCNKLDIKYTAGITTNGSLITRKNLKKLCDMKVTKYQITIDGIKEIHDKQRVQANGKGTYDSIMKSLVLMHESDERFKVLIRMNVSPDNFKYANEHMDIMEKTFEKDPRFEMYFHNIGHWGGKNDENVEVCSENMMVHLLEQSSKRDLPTFSVNKLMAPDNVCYAANPKSFVIGTDGMLYKCTVALYDERNHIGKINADGTMDINEDRMKLWTDKGVEDQKCKSCFFAPSCHGDSCPLIRMQTQKQPCPDWKGDIPHLVKLLDIQADVFDEVKVKQEVT, from the coding sequence ATGAAACGATCTCGATATGTTGTCAAATCAAAATCCGATGATGGACAACATACATTACTTTACAATATACGAACTGGAAGAGGATTGAAGTTTCCGAGGGGTCTCGATGTATGGAATAACGATTCACTGAAGCCCTATCTGTCCAAGCACAAATTCATGATTCAAAAAGACCAGCAAGAGGATCAGGAGGTATTAGACGATTATAAAAAGGTACGCAGGGACAGTCAAACACTGCACCTGATCATCCTTCCTCATGAAAACTGCAATTTCAGATGTGTCTATTGCTATGAAAACTTTGAGAAAAACAAAATGGATCCTGAGGTTGAGGAAGGTATAAAAAACTATATTAAACATGAGTTATCAACCGGAGACTATAACCTATTTACAGTAAGCTGGTTCGGGGGAGAGCCCTTACTAGGCATAGATGTGATGGAACGGATCAGTGACTATGCGATCAACCTTTGCAATAAGCTCGACATTAAATATACAGCTGGCATTACAACGAATGGTTCATTGATTACGAGAAAAAACCTTAAAAAGCTGTGTGACATGAAAGTAACAAAATATCAAATTACGATCGATGGCATAAAAGAGATCCATGATAAACAACGGGTACAGGCTAATGGTAAGGGTACGTATGATTCGATCATGAAAAGCCTTGTGCTTATGCACGAGTCCGATGAAAGGTTCAAGGTGTTGATTCGGATGAATGTTTCACCCGACAACTTCAAATATGCCAACGAACATATGGATATTATGGAAAAGACCTTTGAAAAGGACCCGAGATTCGAAATGTACTTTCATAACATCGGGCATTGGGGTGGCAAAAACGATGAAAACGTTGAGGTATGCAGCGAAAATATGATGGTACATCTTTTAGAGCAATCTTCAAAACGGGATCTCCCTACCTTTTCAGTGAACAAACTAATGGCTCCAGACAATGTATGCTATGCAGCAAACCCCAAGTCATTCGTGATCGGTACAGATGGAATGCTCTATAAATGTACGGTTGCTCTTTATGACGAGCGTAATCATATTGGAAAAATAAATGCTGATGGAACGATGGACATTAATGAAGATCGTATGAAGTTATGGACAGACAAAGGGGTTGAAGACCAAAAATGCAAATCCTGCTTTTTTGCACCTTCCTGTCATGGTGATTCCTGTCCGCTTATCCGGATGCAAACCCAAAAACAACCATGTCCGGATTGGAAAGGTGATATTCCGCACCTTGTAAAATTGCTTGATATACAGGCAGACGTATTTGATGAGGTCAAAGTTAAACAAGAGGTGACCTGA
- a CDS encoding flavoprotein — protein MIRTKLRVAIGCSGSIGVINLPQYLVELQKIDCEIKVVMSESSRKFLQPMVIESLVHNEVITDEMQKGTGEALHMRLIQWCDLLIVLPATANTIGKIANGIADNVLTTAVIACNNPVIIIPNMNESMWASKIVTKNVEALKSFDFTVIEPILQNTYISSEKSYKQTLSMLQPKQLLNVLNHLLEGSFTETNRKEPSI, from the coding sequence GTGATTAGAACGAAGTTGAGGGTTGCAATCGGCTGTTCGGGATCAATTGGTGTCATCAACCTTCCACAATACCTTGTAGAACTTCAAAAGATCGATTGCGAAATTAAAGTCGTGATGAGTGAGTCTAGCAGGAAATTTTTACAGCCGATGGTTATCGAAAGCTTAGTTCACAACGAGGTGATAACGGATGAAATGCAAAAGGGTACAGGTGAAGCACTACACATGAGATTGATACAATGGTGCGATCTTCTGATTGTACTGCCTGCGACTGCAAACACGATCGGGAAAATTGCGAATGGTATTGCCGATAATGTACTGACTACAGCAGTGATAGCATGTAATAATCCGGTTATCATCATACCAAATATGAACGAAAGCATGTGGGCATCCAAAATTGTCACAAAGAACGTCGAAGCATTAAAGTCATTCGATTTCACTGTCATCGAACCCATTTTACAAAATACGTACATAAGCTCAGAAAAAAGCTATAAACAAACATTAAGTATGCTTCAGCCTAAACAATTATTGAATGTACTCAATCATTTGCTTGAAGGAAGTTTCACGGAAACCAATCGAAAGGAGCCGTCGATTTAA
- a CDS encoding pitrilysin family protein, translated as MYTHTYVLENGIRVIVVNTNDQSMTTTAGIFVRQGGRNESESDNGISHFIEHLLANTNRAIENKKTAVKKILSNGGILNATTTKEITYYHGTCLKEHTNDLIDSLFELIYKPDITDLDIEREKKIILDEYRNKLSTTNQIYEHFWSSIYGKKTYGNWVIGNEKTIKSFNRDQIEQYYDSIYIADNMSVVVLTNEDAYKVINKINEVFSKIPIGTPNPTEVLLAHEVGLNNIQTSSDQLVVCFGDKGPSFSDHNSTSFELLTALWGSIPSSRLFQVLREEYNLVYQIQSFSNTYVQTGNYGIIANVHKNNFQKFVSLLYYEIERLRNEFFEPEEISRAVSVLKTFLLTKLNSPDFLLRLIGTRAAFGHHFFLNEMVRELSRITPDHLMSLANEYIKPDNLSIITLGNITGDEIMDTIYKKEEVS; from the coding sequence ATGTATACACATACCTACGTCCTGGAAAATGGTATTCGGGTTATCGTTGTCAATACGAACGACCAGTCAATGACGACGACGGCAGGTATTTTTGTCCGTCAAGGGGGGCGAAATGAATCTGAATCAGACAATGGAATCAGTCACTTCATCGAGCATTTATTAGCAAACACGAATCGCGCGATTGAAAACAAAAAAACAGCTGTGAAAAAAATCCTTTCTAACGGTGGTATTCTCAACGCCACTACTACAAAGGAAATCACTTATTACCATGGAACCTGCTTAAAGGAGCATACCAATGACCTAATCGATTCACTGTTCGAACTCATCTATAAGCCCGACATAACCGATTTGGATATCGAACGTGAAAAGAAAATCATTTTAGATGAATATCGAAATAAATTGTCCACAACCAATCAAATATACGAACATTTTTGGTCTTCTATATACGGGAAAAAGACATACGGCAACTGGGTGATTGGAAACGAAAAAACCATCAAGAGCTTTAATCGGGATCAAATTGAGCAATATTATGATTCGATTTATATTGCAGACAATATGTCCGTTGTCGTGTTGACAAATGAAGATGCTTATAAGGTGATCAACAAAATCAATGAAGTTTTCAGTAAAATACCAATCGGTACACCAAACCCGACTGAAGTTCTGTTAGCACATGAAGTAGGATTGAACAACATCCAAACGAGTAGTGATCAGCTGGTTGTTTGTTTTGGTGATAAAGGTCCTTCCTTCAGCGACCATAATTCAACATCCTTTGAACTATTGACTGCTTTATGGGGATCTATTCCTTCTTCAAGGCTATTCCAAGTCCTTAGAGAAGAATATAACCTCGTTTATCAAATCCAATCATTCAGTAACACATATGTACAAACAGGAAATTACGGAATTATTGCCAATGTTCACAAAAATAATTTCCAAAAATTTGTTAGCCTGCTATATTATGAGATAGAACGCCTTCGAAATGAATTTTTCGAACCAGAAGAAATTTCTAGGGCTGTGTCCGTCTTGAAGACCTTTCTGCTGACGAAATTGAACTCCCCAGATTTTCTCCTTAGATTAATAGGTACTAGAGCTGCATTCGGTCACCATTTTTTCTTGAATGAAATGGTTCGAGAACTTAGCAGAATTACCCCTGATCATCTGATGTCTCTTGCAAATGAATACATTAAACCAGATAACCTATCAATCATTACGTTAGGGAATATTACAGGGGATGAAATCATGGATACAATTTACAAGAAGGAGGAAGTTTCATGA
- a CDS encoding MFS transporter produces MKELFLKNPSYLRLWIAQVISEIGDGITKTLIIFLVATLTQDPFMIGIVVFAQLLPGALFGSILGPIVDRFSKRNILVLMDLYRMGIVLLMIVFSDQAWLLILLIVLQGLGTALFEPARAASIPFLVDQEKIPQAVGLSQGTRQAMMIIGPAIAGLLLFISNTDIIFVIDAITYIVSAVVLFTITKLGGKASPEAGGESYLSSLKSGVVAIGEVPALRFLIVLLIPVTIAAGVLSTNISAMFLQAFDVPAQEFGYLQATVGAGAVLGSLLAPKLLKRLRPGIMLLASTGLIGAWMIVVLSLTQFQSDFGTFPIYVWACVVGFLNAMLNVPLSSLFLSITPQQFLGRGAAIFQSTVNFGMMGGILAGGYFAGLTDTIVTTAWTGVIMVVMIFIFPLFKGFKTLSDVGKEEKNPEVA; encoded by the coding sequence ATGAAGGAACTTTTTTTAAAAAATCCAAGTTATTTAAGACTCTGGATCGCACAGGTTATTTCAGAAATAGGCGACGGGATCACGAAAACCCTTATTATTTTTCTTGTCGCCACATTAACCCAAGATCCATTCATGATTGGAATTGTTGTCTTTGCACAACTGCTTCCCGGTGCATTGTTTGGTTCCATTCTAGGTCCAATCGTCGACCGCTTTTCTAAAAGAAATATTCTCGTATTGATGGATCTCTATCGAATGGGGATTGTTTTACTGATGATAGTGTTTAGCGACCAAGCATGGTTACTTATTCTTTTAATTGTTTTACAAGGTCTCGGAACAGCATTATTCGAGCCGGCTAGAGCTGCATCGATTCCATTTTTAGTCGATCAGGAAAAAATCCCTCAAGCTGTTGGTCTATCACAAGGAACCCGTCAAGCCATGATGATTATAGGTCCAGCAATCGCGGGACTGCTATTATTCATCAGTAATACTGATATTATATTTGTTATCGATGCGATTACATATATTGTCTCCGCAGTTGTTCTCTTTACGATCACGAAACTTGGAGGAAAAGCTAGTCCTGAAGCGGGCGGTGAATCGTATCTTTCATCCTTGAAAAGCGGGGTAGTCGCTATTGGGGAGGTTCCAGCCTTGCGCTTTCTTATCGTTCTATTAATACCCGTTACAATTGCTGCTGGAGTACTCAGCACCAACATTAGCGCGATGTTTTTACAAGCATTCGATGTACCTGCACAAGAATTCGGTTATTTACAAGCTACAGTCGGAGCAGGCGCTGTCCTTGGCTCACTGCTGGCTCCAAAGCTCCTGAAGCGTTTACGGCCTGGCATAATGTTATTAGCCAGCACTGGACTTATAGGTGCCTGGATGATTGTTGTGTTGAGTCTTACACAATTTCAATCTGATTTCGGTACGTTCCCAATTTACGTTTGGGCATGTGTTGTAGGTTTCTTGAATGCAATGTTGAATGTTCCACTTAGTTCTTTATTTTTAAGTATCACTCCACAACAATTCTTAGGTCGAGGAGCAGCCATTTTCCAGTCCACAGTAAATTTTGGAATGATGGGTGGGATTTTGGCAGGTGGATATTTTGCCGGGTTAACCGACACCATTGTTACCACAGCATGGACTGGAGTTATCATGGTCGTTATGATCTTTATTTTCCCACTCTTTAAAGGATTTAAAACGTTATCTGACGTCGGGAAGGAAGAAAAGAATCCTGAAGTTGCTTAA
- a CDS encoding transposase — translation MSNEGLKESQSWRSYSKELKEAAVRDYLSGDFSLPEIVRKYEISGDYILRQWITKYNSHRKLKDTYKGHFFISVRYTGIAYPKVSAFLKGDYL, via the coding sequence TTGAGTAATGAGGGCTTAAAAGAATCCCAATCATGGAGGTCCTATTCTAAGGAGCTTAAGGAAGCAGCAGTAAGAGATTATTTATCGGGTGATTTTTCTCTACCTGAGATTGTCAGGAAGTACGAAATATCCGGTGATTATATACTTAGACAATGGATCACCAAGTATAACAGTCATAGAAAATTAAAGGATACGTATAAGGGACACTTTTTCATCAGTGTCCGTTACACGGGTATAGCTTATCCTAAGGTATCCGCTTTTTTAAAAGGTGACTATCTTTAA
- a CDS encoding flotillin family protein — MGSFLTLMIAGIVLFILLIIGITTFIIFKLRYKTASSNEALIITGPKLGDPEKDNRIFEDGDGRSLKIIRGGGIRLKLFQTCTPVDLNSFQIKLTTPKVYTLQGVPVVADAIASVKIADSLKGVASYAEQFLGKKPGEIEEEVSKVLGTNLRAILSKLSVEEINNDRESFNQQVQEIAQKELDNMGFKLTSFGLDDLRDADEENGYLDNLGRPRIAEIRKKAEKAESDSEKETRIYKAKNDQEAQDEENKRLTAIAESRKEKDLKEAQIKEETERARAKSEQAYAIEKSKLSQLETEEKMKVQYIERQRQVELEQEEQKRRKAQADADAYDIKAKAEAEAEKARIDGQAKAEVIREQGRAEAEAKELMAKAMEQYGDAAVLEMLIKILPDYAREISKPLSQIKDMKIIDMGGSDSNGGATKVANNVTKTMLGVQESLKESTGMDLKAMIESFVSRGNINHFGNEDKQSQNINSEEATEITKDEQVTEEKDLETIN, encoded by the coding sequence ATGGGAAGTTTTTTAACTCTGATGATTGCAGGGATTGTACTCTTTATTTTGTTGATTATTGGAATTACAACGTTTATCATTTTTAAATTGCGTTACAAAACAGCCAGTTCCAATGAAGCTTTGATCATTACGGGACCGAAACTAGGTGATCCTGAAAAAGATAATCGGATTTTCGAAGACGGAGATGGAAGAAGTTTAAAAATTATTCGTGGTGGCGGGATACGACTTAAGTTGTTCCAAACCTGTACTCCAGTAGATTTGAATTCATTTCAAATCAAACTGACAACACCAAAAGTATACACCCTCCAAGGAGTACCTGTTGTTGCAGATGCTATTGCTTCCGTTAAAATTGCAGATTCATTAAAGGGAGTCGCAAGTTATGCAGAACAGTTCTTAGGGAAAAAACCAGGGGAAATCGAAGAAGAAGTATCCAAAGTGCTTGGAACAAATCTTCGTGCGATACTGTCAAAGTTATCTGTAGAAGAAATCAATAACGATCGTGAATCCTTCAACCAGCAAGTTCAAGAAATCGCTCAAAAAGAATTGGATAACATGGGTTTTAAACTTACATCATTCGGTCTGGATGATTTGCGTGACGCAGATGAGGAAAACGGTTATCTAGATAATCTAGGTCGTCCTCGCATTGCTGAGATTCGTAAAAAGGCAGAAAAGGCAGAATCTGACTCTGAGAAAGAAACACGTATTTACAAAGCCAAAAATGACCAAGAAGCGCAGGACGAAGAAAATAAGCGCTTGACGGCCATCGCTGAGTCTAGAAAAGAAAAAGATTTGAAGGAAGCTCAAATTAAAGAAGAAACAGAACGAGCTCGTGCAAAATCGGAACAAGCGTATGCGATTGAAAAATCCAAACTATCTCAACTAGAGACAGAGGAAAAGATGAAAGTTCAATACATAGAAAGACAAAGACAGGTGGAATTAGAACAAGAAGAACAAAAACGACGGAAAGCTCAAGCAGATGCCGATGCCTATGACATCAAAGCCAAGGCGGAAGCCGAAGCTGAAAAAGCACGTATCGACGGGCAAGCAAAAGCAGAAGTTATCCGTGAACAGGGTAGAGCGGAAGCGGAAGCGAAGGAACTTATGGCCAAGGCTATGGAACAATACGGTGATGCAGCGGTTCTTGAGATGCTGATTAAAATACTTCCTGATTACGCACGTGAAATTTCTAAGCCATTATCCCAAATCAAAGATATGAAAATCATCGATATGGGTGGCAGTGATTCAAACGGTGGTGCAACCAAAGTTGCGAATAATGTGACAAAGACAATGCTAGGCGTCCAGGAAAGTCTTAAGGAATCTACTGGGATGGATTTAAAAGCGATGATTGAAAGCTTTGTTTCACGAGGGAACATCAATCATTTCGGCAATGAAGATAAACAATCCCAAAATATCAATTCTGAGGAAGCAACAGAAATCACCAAGGACGAACAGGTAACAGAAGAAAAAGACTTGGAAACTATTAATTAA